A part of Aegilops tauschii subsp. strangulata cultivar AL8/78 chromosome 2, Aet v6.0, whole genome shotgun sequence genomic DNA contains:
- the LOC141041226 gene encoding uncharacterized protein, giving the protein MGFTREFMEVQAHGNTKLHVIHTNDLHKATTTIEQYERHLQFERHKIVGVDVKYTNDHGEDQKPALVQLFVGKDHPVLLFQLSAADKNCTKFDNFLADPRYTFVGFSIDGDIEPLGRVGLEIAHFIDIQKEWRVPTAT; this is encoded by the coding sequence ATGGGATTCACCAGGGAATTCATGGAGGTGCAGGCCCACGGCAACACAAAGTTGCACGTGATCCACACCAATGACTTGCACAAGGCGACGACCACCATTGAGCAGTACGAGCGACACCTCCAGTTCGAGCGCCACAAGATCGTCGGAGTTGATGTGAAGTACACCAACGACCATGGCGAAGATCAGAAACCCGCCCTCGTCCAGCTCTTCGTCGGCAAGGATCATCCGGTGCTGCTCTTCCAACTGAGTGCGGCCGACAAGAACTGCACCAAGTTCGACAACTTCCTCGCGGACCCCAGGTACACGTTTGTTGGCTTCTCCATCGACGGCGACATAGAGCCGCTCGGCCGCGTCGGACTGGAGATCGCCCACTTCATCGACATCCAGAAGGAATGGAGGGTGCCTACAGCTACCTAG
- the LOC141041225 gene encoding uncharacterized protein, whose protein sequence is MRHIEYAAKDASAAYEIWSRLTIIQEGLRRAKLDKEQTRKRARLQEDQLLQAMGFTREFMEVQAHDNIMLHVIHTNDLHKATTTIEQYERHLQFECHKIIGVDVKYTNDHGEDQKPALVQLSVGKDHPVLLFQLSAADKNCTKFDNFLADPRYTFVGFSIDGDIEMLGRVGLEIAHFVDIQKEWRVPTATKPLDSLGDVSGILVHDVELTNAERSRWACMPLSMRHIEYAANDASAAYEIWSRLTIIQEGLRRAKLDKEQTRKRARSCADYNY, encoded by the exons ATGAGGCACATCGAGTACGCGGCAAAGGACGCTTCCGCTGCGTACGAGATATGGAGCCGCCTCACCATCATCCAGGAAGGGCTTCGCCGGGCAAAACTCGACAAGGAGCAGACCAGGAAGCGCGCTAG GTTGCAGGAGGACCAACTGCTCCAGGCCATGGGATTCACCAGGGAATTCATGGAGGTGCAGGCCCACGACAACATAATGTTGCACGTGATCCACACCAACGACTTGCACAAGGCAACGACCACCATTGAGCAGTACGAGCGACACCTCCAGTTCGAGTGCCACAAGATCATCGGAGTTGATGTGAAGTACACCAACGACCATGGTGAAGATCAGAAACCCGCCCTCGTCCAGCTCTCCGTCGGCAAGGATCATCCGGTGCTGCTCTTCCAACTGAGCGCGGCCGACAAGAACTGCACCAAGTTCGACAACTTCCTCGCAGACCCCAGGTACACGTTTGTTGGCTTCTCCATCGACGGCGACATAGAGATGCTCGGCCGCGTTGGACTGGAGATCGCCCACTTCGTCGACATCCAGAAGGAATGGAGGGTGCCTACAGCTACCAAGCCTCTGGACTCCCTTGGGGACGTCTCAGGCATCCTTGTCCACGACGTAGAGCTCACCAACGCAGAACGCAGCCGCTGGGCGTGCATGCCCCTGTCCATGAGGCACATCGAGTACGCGGCAAACGACGCTTCCGCTGCGTACGAGATATGGAGCCGCCTCACCATCATCCAGGAAGGGCTTCGCCGGGCAAAACTCGACAAGGAGCAGACTAGGAAGCGCGCTAGGTCCTGTGCCGACTACAACTACTGA